The following is a genomic window from Bacteroidales bacterium.
ATTGATTTGGCAAACAAAAGTTTCGGTATTAAAACAAGCGGCTCTTATAATAACCTTGATGAAATCAGAAATACAGTAGTAAACTCTTATCAGGGAAGACTGATTTATTTAAAAAACATTGCCGAAGTTAACTTTAATTATGAAGATAATAATTATTATGCACGATATAATGGGAAAAGAGGAATTATCATCACTGTTAAACAAAAAGAAGGACTTAATATATTTAAGATAACGAATAAAATAAAACCCAAAATCGAAAATTTTATAGCTGAACTGGATAAAGACATGTCCTTATATTATGTTTTTAATCAGGCAAATGAAGTTGATGTTAAGATTAACGGGTTTATTAGTAATCTTCTGCAAGGAATATTATTAGTTGGATTTATTATTTTACTTGCTCTTGGATTCAAATCAGCACTTATTGTAATAATTGCAATTCCTTTGTCTAATCTCATTGGGCTTTGGGTTGTTAATATGGCGGATTTTGGGCTGGAACAAATGTCGATTGCAGGACTTGTTGTTGCACTCGGGCTTCTTGTTGATAATTCGATAGTAATGGTTGAGAATATAAATCGTTTTATTAAAATGGGGTACAAACCACGTGAAGCAGCTATTAAGGGTGCATCAGAAATTGGGTGGCCTATTGTAAGTGCCACTGTAACTACATTACTGGCTTTTGTGCCAATTATAACAATGCCCGATAAAGCAGGGGAGTTTATACGAAGTATGCCTGTAACAATTATTGCCACACTTTCAGTATCATTATTAATTGCACTAACTCTAACACCATTAATAGCCTTTAAAACACTAAAAGAAAAGAAAAAATCCGATATAAATAATGAAGAAAAAAAATCTAAAACATTTAGTAAAGTATTACAAAGATTTATTGAAGGTCCTTATCGAAGAATTTTGAATTTTGCATTGAATAACAAAGCATTGATACTAATTTCAGCTATTTTGTTTTTATGTTTTTCTATTTTTATTTTCAGATATGTTGGAATAAGTTTTTTCCCAAAAGCTGATAAACCACAATTTATGATACGGATAAATTTGCCTGAAGGTGCGAAACTCGACAGAACAGATGAGGTAGCAAGATATGTTGAAGCTATTCTTGATACCACAGAAAATGTTAAATATTATGCTACAAATGTTGGTCATGGAAATCCCAGAATTTATTATAATGTGATGTCAAATAATTATGCAAAGAATTTTGCAGATATTTTTGTTCAGTTACATAAATATGATGTTGAAGAATTTAACTGTTTAATAAATACGCTGAGGAAAGAATTTAAAGAATTTCCCGGTGCAAGAATTAATATTAAAGAATTTGAACAAGGTGTACCGTCTGATGCTCCAATTATGATATATATTAATGGTAAAGATATGGATATTCTAAAATCAATTGCTTATGATGTTGAAAAATTCCTTAAAAATGAAAAGGGTGCAATAAATATTGATAATCAACTCGCAAAAAGCAGAACTGATATATATTTTAATATAAACAAGGATAAAGCAAGCTTGTTTGGTGTTCCTGTTTATGAAATTGATAAAACAATAAGAACCTGTTTAAGCGGTGCTTCTATCTCAAAATATAGGGATAAAGACGGAAATGAATATAATATAGTATTACGCTTACCAATTAATGACAAAATAAAATTAACAGATTTTGATAAGATATATGTAAAAGCCATGACAGGCAGATTAATCCCTTTAAAACAACTTGCAAGTATTGAATTTAAAAAAGCTCCAAGTTCAATTACCCGATACAACCTTGAAAGAACAGCACTAATAATGGCTGATGTTGAAACAGGAACAAGCATAGATGATATTATGAATCCTGTTATTGAAAAATTAGATAATTATCCGTTCCCAAAAGGATATAACTACAGAATTGGTGGTGAATTAGAGAACCGAAGCGAAACATTTGGCGGGATGTTCACGGCAGGTATTATTGCTTTAATATCAATTTTTTCTGTCTTAGTTTTGCAATTTAAATCTTTTACACAACCATTAATAATTTTTATAGCTATTCCTTTTGCTGTTATTGGAATGATATGGGCATTATTAATCTCAGGTAACTCTTTTTCATTTACTGCATTTATCGGTTTTATCAGCTTAGTTGGTATTGTAATTAACAATTCTATAATACTTGTTGACTATACAAATAATCTGCGAAAAGAAGGAATACCATTACTTGATGCAATAAAAAAAGCAAGCGAAACACGTTTCACTCCTATAATTCTGACTACACTTACAACAATTGGAGGTTTATTGCCATTAACTCTTAGTGGAGGAACAATGTGGGCACCAATGGGATGGACAATTATCGGCGGATTACTCGTTTCAACAATTTTATCATTAATTGTTGTACCTATTTTATATAAAATATTTTCAGCAGAAACATTGCAGAAAGTAATTTCAATACATGAAAAATTTAAAAATGGAATTAAACCAAAATTTAGATAATTGAATAACGAAAAGACAAAATTAGTATTTATTAATAATACTCTTGTTTTTCAAAGGCAAATATAAAAATAATTACAAAAAACAAAGGCAATATAAAAACGAATATGACAAAAAACAAAGGCAATATCTATAGTAAATACAGTATCAAGAAATATCGAAGATGATTTGTTCTATTGGCTTAAATATAATAAATTGGAAACTTAAACCTAAGTTGAGCGATAAGAACGTAGTGAAGTATCGCTTTA
Proteins encoded in this region:
- a CDS encoding efflux RND transporter permease subunit is translated as MKLPKLAIDNYQFTILVFILLTIVGINSYLNMPRMENPEMLVPGGSIIVIYPGANPVDMEQLVASPIEESINELEDIKKIDTELRDGIAIISVEFIFGTDAKEKYDELVQKVNSVKNELPDNIFSLTTLQWKSSDVAMLQLALVSDSAKFSELKNKAEKFKTEINKVSGIRKVEIIACPEQEIRISLDVEKMAQMNISIDNVANAIKSNNANIPGGSIDLANKSFGIKTSGSYNNLDEIRNTVVNSYQGRLIYLKNIAEVNFNYEDNNYYARYNGKRGIIITVKQKEGLNIFKITNKIKPKIENFIAELDKDMSLYYVFNQANEVDVKINGFISNLLQGILLVGFIILLALGFKSALIVIIAIPLSNLIGLWVVNMADFGLEQMSIAGLVVALGLLVDNSIVMVENINRFIKMGYKPREAAIKGASEIGWPIVSATVTTLLAFVPIITMPDKAGEFIRSMPVTIIATLSVSLLIALTLTPLIAFKTLKEKKKSDINNEEKKSKTFSKVLQRFIEGPYRRILNFALNNKALILISAILFLCFSIFIFRYVGISFFPKADKPQFMIRINLPEGAKLDRTDEVARYVEAILDTTENVKYYATNVGHGNPRIYYNVMSNNYAKNFADIFVQLHKYDVEEFNCLINTLRKEFKEFPGARINIKEFEQGVPSDAPIMIYINGKDMDILKSIAYDVEKFLKNEKGAINIDNQLAKSRTDIYFNINKDKASLFGVPVYEIDKTIRTCLSGASISKYRDKDGNEYNIVLRLPINDKIKLTDFDKIYVKAMTGRLIPLKQLASIEFKKAPSSITRYNLERTALIMADVETGTSIDDIMNPVIEKLDNYPFPKGYNYRIGGELENRSETFGGMFTAGIIALISIFSVLVLQFKSFTQPLIIFIAIPFAVIGMIWALLISGNSFSFTAFIGFISLVGIVINNSIILVDYTNNLRKEGIPLLDAIKKASETRFTPIILTTLTTIGGLLPLTLSGGTMWAPMGWTIIGGLLVSTILSLIVVPILYKIFSAETLQKVISIHEKFKNGIKPKFR